From Woronichinia naegeliana WA131, the proteins below share one genomic window:
- a CDS encoding PetM family cytochrome b6-f complex subunit 7, whose product MSAESMLVNGAFLLIGLTLVGLAWGFVIIKLQGGEE is encoded by the coding sequence ATGAGCGCGGAAAGTATGTTAGTCAATGGAGCCTTTCTTTTAATTGGTTTAACCCTAGTGGGTCTAGCCTGGGGCTTTGTGATTATTAAACTTCAAGGTGGTGAAGAGTAA
- a CDS encoding zinc-dependent peptidase → MLLVIIYIWGHPFLIHYYHQQITKTPFSPLWQEILETRSPLYSHLPQPLQQRLQGKIQIFLNTKQFIGCQGLVITEEMRLVIAAQACLLSLNQPDGHYPQLNTILVYPQIFQVKRPAAIDEYLVEEQSLIVSGESWGKQGQVVLAWETICRDLDDWQDGHNLIFHEFAHQLDQADGVPKLRTQTDYQQWARVCSQEYQQLLSQLEHGLKTIIDPYGATNPAEFFAVITETFLENAAALQQHHPELYQILKQYYQLDPMLWLS, encoded by the coding sequence TTGTTACTCGTTATTATTTATATTTGGGGTCACCCCTTCTTAATCCATTATTATCACCAACAAATTACCAAAACCCCTTTTTCACCACTTTGGCAAGAAATCCTAGAAACGCGATCGCCCCTTTATTCTCATTTACCCCAACCACTTCAGCAACGGCTACAGGGAAAAATCCAAATCTTCTTAAATACTAAACAATTTATTGGCTGTCAGGGTTTAGTGATTACCGAGGAAATGCGTTTAGTGATTGCGGCCCAAGCCTGTTTACTTTCCCTTAATCAGCCCGATGGCCATTATCCTCAACTCAACACGATTCTAGTCTATCCTCAAATTTTCCAGGTTAAACGACCCGCCGCGATCGATGAATATTTAGTCGAAGAACAATCGTTAATTGTCAGTGGAGAATCCTGGGGGAAACAGGGGCAAGTGGTTTTAGCTTGGGAAACGATCTGTCGAGATTTAGACGATTGGCAAGATGGCCATAATCTCATTTTTCACGAATTTGCTCATCAATTAGATCAAGCCGATGGTGTTCCAAAACTGCGTACCCAAACTGACTACCAACAATGGGCAAGGGTTTGTAGCCAAGAATATCAACAATTATTGAGTCAATTAGAGCATGGGTTAAAAACAATTATTGATCCCTACGGAGCGACTAACCCAGCCGAATTTTTTGCGGTGATTACAGAAACTTTTCTGGAAAATGCTGCGGCTCTGCAACAACACCATCCCGAACTTTATCAAATTCTTAAACAATATTATCAACTTGATCCCATGCTCTGGTTATCCTAA
- a CDS encoding ABC transporter ATP-binding protein/permease, translating to MAFLCTLVFTVFWPILAWLVGRMAKYIGAGDVQAIVTLAGVAAGIFLVRGAAQYGQDSLMAKAALTIALNLRQQVYAHLQRLSLSYFEATKTGDLSYRLTEDIDRIGEVVNKLFHDFIPSVLQLIVVFGYMFWLNWTLTLAVLVVAPLMGILIGFFGEQLLKFSRRSQNRISNLSSLLTEGLAGIRLIKAFAAEDYQLGLFAEEARQHRRSQFLAEQVKALQFVVVGFLEAMAVVFLFCLAAWQISEKNLTGIGFISYITAVAMLIDPISHITNDYNIFKQGEASIDRIFELLDVQPMVTDKPQAISLPKITGKVEYQQVGFEYQVGRPVLKNINFMAQPGEMIALVGASGAGKSTLVNLLMRLYNATSGKVLIDGYDVQDVTLKSLRDQIAIVPQENMLFSGTIAQNIAFGQNDLDFFLIEEAAKIANAHQFITELSQGYHTYVGERGVNLSGGQRQRIAIARAILRDPGILILDEATSALDSESEALVQEALDRITQKRTVFVIAHRLATVRRANRIFVLQQGEIIEAGTHEELIAQQGRYAGFHAQQFAL from the coding sequence CTGGCTTTTCTTTGTACATTGGTATTTACTGTCTTTTGGCCGATCCTGGCCTGGTTGGTAGGACGAATGGCGAAATATATCGGGGCGGGAGATGTGCAAGCCATTGTCACCTTAGCAGGAGTGGCCGCCGGTATTTTTCTGGTTAGGGGAGCAGCCCAGTATGGGCAAGATTCTTTGATGGCTAAAGCTGCTTTAACGATCGCTCTCAATTTACGTCAGCAAGTCTATGCCCATTTACAACGGTTAAGTTTAAGTTATTTTGAAGCCACCAAAACGGGGGATTTATCCTATCGTTTAACGGAAGATATTGATCGCATTGGCGAAGTGGTGAATAAGCTTTTCCATGACTTTATTCCCTCAGTTTTACAGTTAATTGTGGTCTTCGGTTATATGTTTTGGCTGAACTGGACATTGACCCTAGCGGTGTTAGTGGTCGCTCCTTTAATGGGAATATTAATCGGCTTTTTTGGTGAGCAGTTATTAAAATTTAGTCGCCGCAGTCAAAATCGTATTTCTAATTTATCCTCTCTGTTAACGGAAGGTTTAGCGGGTATTCGTTTAATTAAAGCCTTTGCGGCGGAGGATTACCAATTAGGGTTGTTTGCGGAAGAAGCGCGTCAACATCGGCGATCGCAGTTTTTAGCAGAACAGGTTAAGGCTCTACAATTTGTGGTAGTCGGTTTTTTAGAAGCAATGGCAGTAGTCTTTCTCTTCTGTTTAGCAGCTTGGCAAATTTCTGAGAAAAATTTAACTGGTATTGGTTTTATTAGCTATATCACCGCCGTAGCCATGCTCATTGATCCCATTAGTCATATCACCAATGATTATAATATTTTTAAGCAGGGTGAAGCCTCCATTGATCGCATTTTTGAATTATTAGATGTGCAGCCAATGGTTACGGATAAACCCCAAGCGATTAGTTTACCTAAAATTACAGGTAAAGTGGAATATCAACAGGTGGGTTTTGAATATCAAGTCGGAAGACCAGTCTTAAAAAATATTAATTTTATGGCTCAACCAGGGGAAATGATTGCGCTGGTGGGAGCATCGGGAGCAGGGAAAAGTACCCTCGTTAATTTGTTAATGCGTCTCTATAATGCTACCTCTGGCAAGGTCTTAATTGATGGTTATGATGTGCAGGATGTCACTCTGAAAAGTTTACGAGATCAAATTGCCATTGTTCCCCAGGAAAATATGCTTTTTTCGGGCACGATCGCCCAAAATATTGCCTTTGGTCAGAATGATTTAGATTTTTTTCTGATTGAAGAAGCGGCAAAAATCGCTAATGCCCATCAATTTATTACTGAACTTTCCCAGGGCTATCACACCTATGTGGGTGAAAGAGGCGTAAATCTTTCAGGGGGTCAACGTCAACGAATTGCGATCGCCCGTGCCATTTTGCGAGATCCTGGCATTTTGATTTTGGATGAAGCCACCTCGGCCCTGGATTCCGAATCAGAAGCCTTGGTGCAGGAAGCCCTAGACCGCATTACCCAAAAAAGAACGGTGTTTGTAATTGCCCATCGTTTAGCGACTGTTCGCCGTGCTAATCGTATTTTCGTGCTTCAGCAAGGGGAAATTATTGAAGCGGGAACCCATGAAGAATTGATTGCTCAACAGGGGCGTTATGCTGGTTTTCATGCCCAACAATTTGCACTCTAA
- a CDS encoding aldo/keto reductase, with translation MMENNFPIAFPVLGCGTWAWGNQLLWGYEPKMDRELQQVFDFCVSHGITFFDTGDSYGTGRWQGRSESLLGEFAQAYSGSHGTDICVGTKLAAYPWRLTPQSVLKAGQASAQRLQRPLDLVQLHWSTANYAPWQERILLTGLAQLCEQGLAKAVGLSNFGPQRLQKAHQFFGDRGIQIASLQVQYSLLSTYPVTQLDLKVLCDQLNIKLIAYSPLTLGLLTGKYSVQGPFPSGLRGLLFRQLLPQIQPLLACLTAIAASRQKTMAQIALNWCICKGTMPIPGAKTLPQAEENFGAVGWWLDAGEIEELDRMAGSLKKTMVQNIFQSR, from the coding sequence ATGATGGAAAACAATTTCCCGATCGCTTTCCCCGTTCTAGGCTGTGGAACCTGGGCTTGGGGAAACCAGTTGCTCTGGGGTTATGAGCCGAAAATGGATCGAGAACTGCAACAAGTTTTTGATTTTTGTGTAAGTCATGGTATCACCTTTTTTGATACGGGGGATTCCTACGGGACAGGAAGATGGCAGGGCAGAAGTGAAAGTTTGTTAGGAGAATTTGCTCAGGCCTATTCAGGCAGTCATGGAACTGATATTTGTGTGGGAACTAAGTTAGCAGCCTATCCCTGGCGATTAACACCACAGTCAGTCCTTAAAGCCGGTCAAGCCTCAGCCCAGCGTTTACAACGTCCCTTGGATTTGGTGCAACTTCATTGGTCAACGGCTAACTATGCGCCCTGGCAGGAACGAATTTTGTTGACAGGGCTGGCCCAACTTTGTGAACAGGGTTTAGCAAAAGCCGTCGGTCTATCCAATTTTGGCCCCCAGCGATTACAAAAAGCGCATCAATTTTTCGGCGATCGCGGTATTCAGATTGCCAGTTTACAAGTACAGTATTCTCTACTTTCGACCTATCCCGTAACTCAATTGGATTTAAAGGTTTTGTGCGATCAATTAAACATTAAACTGATTGCCTATAGTCCTCTCACTCTCGGATTATTAACCGGCAAATATTCTGTTCAGGGGCCATTTCCCTCTGGTCTGCGGGGTTTGCTATTTCGTCAATTACTCCCCCAAATTCAACCACTTTTAGCCTGCTTAACGGCGATCGCGGCCTCTCGACAGAAAACAATGGCACAAATTGCCCTAAATTGGTGTATTTGTAAAGGAACCATGCCCATCCCTGGAGCCAAAACCCTTCCCCAAGCTGAAGAAAATTTTGGAGCCGTTGGTTGGTGGTTAGATGCAGGAGAAATTGAGGAATTAGATCGCATGGCTGGTAGCTTAAAAAAGACAATGGTACAAAATATCTTTCAAAGTCGCTAA
- a CDS encoding lipid-A-disaccharide synthase-related protein encodes MNILFLSNGHGEDLNASLVVESLQKQYPDLSLAAMPLVGLGNAYKRLGLALLGPTQNLPSGGIIYTNPLNWLKDIASGLIRLTIQQIQTILAHRHDFDLAVAVGDIVPIAFAYITGKPFVAFIVSTSSYYEGTIRLPLITEYCLRSPRCQKIFTRDQFTAQDLQQRDMKNAVFAGYPIMDILEPQGKDLKPDPNQSMIALLPGSRVPEAINNLGKQLQVCEAISEQENYLFCAALVPSITEKNLAALAQQLNWQYLGSGQLLKHHCRAHCHWDAFSDILQQCHLAIGMAGTAVEQAVGLGKPVVQIPGDGPQFTYAFAEAQMRLLGSSVITIGKNPEGNTLFSEAANRIIAILSDKNYLALCQQNGLERVGLAGGSAAIATQIRDLLS; translated from the coding sequence ATGAATATTTTATTTTTAAGTAATGGGCATGGAGAAGATCTAAATGCCAGTTTAGTGGTTGAATCCCTTCAGAAACAATATCCTGATCTCTCTCTAGCTGCTATGCCTTTAGTGGGTTTAGGAAATGCCTACAAACGTTTAGGACTTGCCCTCCTTGGCCCCACCCAAAATTTACCCTCTGGGGGAATTATTTATACTAATCCGTTAAATTGGTTAAAAGATATTGCCTCCGGTTTAATTCGCTTAACGATTCAACAAATCCAGACTATCTTAGCCCATCGTCATGATTTTGATTTAGCGGTTGCAGTGGGGGATATTGTACCGATCGCCTTTGCCTATATTACCGGTAAACCGTTTGTTGCTTTTATTGTTTCGACTTCTAGTTATTACGAAGGAACGATTCGCTTACCGTTAATTACTGAATATTGTCTGCGATCGCCCCGTTGTCAAAAGATTTTTACCAGGGATCAATTTACTGCCCAGGATTTACAGCAGAGAGACATGAAAAACGCGGTTTTCGCTGGCTATCCGATTATGGATATTTTAGAGCCTCAAGGTAAAGATTTAAAACCTGATCCTAATCAATCCATGATTGCCCTCTTGCCAGGGAGTCGTGTTCCAGAAGCGATTAATAATTTGGGTAAACAATTACAAGTTTGTGAAGCAATTAGTGAGCAAGAAAATTATTTATTTTGTGCCGCTTTAGTTCCTAGTATTACCGAAAAAAATTTAGCAGCCCTAGCCCAACAATTAAACTGGCAATATTTAGGTTCAGGTCAATTGCTTAAACATCATTGTCGAGCCCATTGTCATTGGGATGCTTTTTCTGATATTTTACAGCAATGTCATTTGGCGATCGGGATGGCGGGAACGGCGGTGGAACAGGCAGTGGGTTTAGGAAAACCGGTTGTACAAATTCCTGGAGATGGCCCTCAATTTACCTATGCTTTTGCGGAGGCCCAGATGCGGTTATTAGGTTCTTCGGTTATTACCATCGGCAAAAATCCTGAGGGGAATACTCTTTTTTCCGAGGCAGCAAATCGTATTATTGCCATTTTAAGCGATAAAAATTATCTTGCTCTTTGTCAACAAAATGGTTTAGAGCGCGTAGGATTGGCAGGTGGATCGGCGGCGATCGCGACACAAATTAGAGATTTATTATCTTGA
- the recF gene encoding DNA replication/repair protein RecF codes for MYLQSLYLKNFRNYTDQWVEFNAPKTILVGQNAQGKSNLLEAIELLATLKSHRTSRDRDLIQGGQETGLIKARLERNYVEQELALTLRQSGRKNLSLNQENVRRQFDFLGVINAVQFSCLDLDIVRGAPEVRRHWLDTLLIQLEPIYSHILTQYQHILKQRNALLKKLRQQQEESQPLNTFDLEQLPLWDQQLAEMGSRVSRRRARVLTRLAPLAQVWHQQISGQTEFLAIAYEPNIVWPEDDPQSVQQAFLAKIEQRRIAEQQLGASVVGPHRDEIALSINQTPAKSYGSQGQQRTLVLALKLAELSLIEEVVGEPPLLLLDDVLAELDLQRQNQLLAVIQDRFQTLITTTHLQGFDDQWRKASQILTVQGGQICDNLG; via the coding sequence ATGTATCTTCAAAGTCTTTATCTAAAAAACTTTCGTAACTATACGGATCAATGGGTAGAATTTAATGCGCCTAAAACGATTCTAGTGGGTCAAAATGCTCAAGGAAAATCCAACCTTCTAGAAGCTATTGAATTGCTTGCTACTCTAAAAAGTCATCGCACCAGCCGCGATCGCGATCTGATTCAAGGTGGCCAGGAAACGGGATTGATAAAAGCGAGATTAGAACGGAATTATGTCGAGCAAGAACTAGCATTAACACTAAGGCAATCAGGACGGAAAAATTTGAGCCTTAATCAGGAAAATGTGCGTCGTCAATTTGATTTTTTAGGCGTTATTAATGCCGTTCAATTCTCCTGTTTAGATTTAGATATTGTGCGTGGTGCACCAGAAGTTCGTCGTCATTGGTTAGATACCTTGCTCATTCAATTAGAACCAATTTATAGTCATATTCTTACCCAATATCAACATATTCTTAAACAGCGTAATGCTCTGTTAAAAAAACTCCGTCAACAACAGGAAGAGTCTCAACCCTTAAACACTTTTGATCTGGAACAATTACCCCTCTGGGATCAACAATTAGCCGAAATGGGTTCCCGTGTTAGTCGTCGTCGTGCTAGGGTTTTAACCCGTCTGGCTCCCCTGGCCCAAGTTTGGCATCAACAGATTAGTGGTCAAACTGAATTTTTGGCGATCGCCTATGAACCCAATATTGTCTGGCCAGAGGATGATCCCCAAAGCGTTCAACAAGCCTTTTTAGCTAAAATTGAACAACGACGCATTGCTGAACAACAATTAGGAGCCTCAGTAGTTGGCCCCCATCGAGACGAAATTGCCCTGAGTATTAATCAAACTCCTGCTAAATCCTACGGTTCCCAGGGACAACAGCGCACCCTGGTTTTAGCCTTGAAATTAGCAGAACTGAGTTTAATTGAGGAAGTGGTGGGAGAACCACCTCTATTACTGCTCGATGATGTACTAGCAGAGTTAGATCTGCAACGTCAAAACCAACTACTCGCCGTCATTCAAGATCGTTTCCAAACCCTGATTACTACGACCCATCTTCAAGGATTTGATGATCAATGGCGAAAAGCCTCTCAAATTTTAACGGTTCAAGGGGGACAAATTTGTGACAATTTAGGATAA
- the ilvA gene encoding threonine ammonia-lyase, biosynthetic, with the protein MPDHYLERILKARVYDVAIETPLDYAPNLSTRLDNRVYLKREDLQSVFSFKLRGAYNKMAHLSQELLKQGVIAASAGNHAQGVALGASRLGTQAIIVMPTTTPQVKIEAVKARGGVVVLHGDTYDDAYLYARQLEQEKGLTFIHPFNDPDVIAGQGTIGMEILRQYQQPIHAIFVAIGGGGLIAGIAAYVKRLYPEVKIIGVEPVDANAMYLSLKAGHRVKLEQVGLFADGVAVREVGDQTFPLCQQYVDEVILADTDDICAAIKDVFEDTRSILEPAGALAIAGMKAYVEREQITDKTLIAVACGANMNFDRLRFVVERAEYGERREAIFAVTIPEAQGSLRKFCECLGKNNLTEFSYRIADSQIAHIFVGVQIQNRSDATRMVETFVKNGFNTLDLTDDELTKLHLRHMVGGRSPLADHELLYRFEFPERPGALMKFLKSMSPNWNISLFHYRNHGADSGRIVVGMQVPPDERGQWQDFLEGLGYPYWDESQNPAYKLFLG; encoded by the coding sequence ATGCCCGACCATTACCTTGAACGTATCCTCAAAGCTCGTGTCTATGATGTGGCGATCGAAACGCCTCTAGATTACGCACCTAATCTATCCACTCGCCTTGATAATCGGGTTTACCTCAAACGGGAAGATCTGCAATCGGTCTTTTCCTTCAAACTGCGAGGAGCCTACAATAAAATGGCCCATTTGTCCCAGGAGTTACTCAAACAAGGGGTCATTGCAGCTTCAGCCGGCAACCATGCCCAGGGTGTGGCCTTGGGAGCCTCTCGATTGGGAACTCAAGCAATTATTGTGATGCCGACGACCACTCCCCAGGTGAAGATTGAGGCGGTTAAAGCCAGGGGCGGTGTGGTGGTGTTGCACGGAGATACCTATGATGATGCCTATCTCTATGCCCGCCAATTGGAGCAGGAAAAGGGTTTAACCTTTATTCACCCCTTTAATGATCCCGATGTGATTGCCGGTCAGGGAACCATTGGCATGGAAATTTTGCGCCAGTATCAGCAACCTATTCACGCTATTTTTGTGGCGATCGGGGGTGGAGGCTTAATTGCCGGTATTGCTGCCTATGTGAAGCGGCTATATCCCGAAGTTAAGATTATTGGGGTAGAACCAGTGGATGCCAATGCCATGTATTTGTCCCTGAAGGCTGGTCATCGGGTCAAGTTAGAGCAGGTAGGGCTGTTTGCGGATGGGGTAGCCGTACGAGAAGTGGGGGATCAGACTTTTCCCCTTTGTCAGCAATATGTGGATGAAGTCATTTTGGCGGATACGGATGATATTTGTGCAGCCATTAAGGATGTTTTTGAGGATACTCGCTCTATTTTGGAACCCGCCGGAGCCTTGGCGATCGCTGGCATGAAAGCTTATGTAGAACGGGAACAAATTACCGACAAGACCTTAATTGCGGTGGCTTGTGGGGCCAACATGAACTTTGACCGTCTGCGTTTTGTGGTGGAACGGGCGGAATATGGAGAACGACGAGAAGCCATTTTTGCAGTCACGATTCCCGAAGCCCAGGGGAGTTTACGCAAATTTTGTGAATGTTTAGGCAAAAATAACTTGACAGAATTTAGTTATCGTATTGCTGATTCCCAAATTGCCCATATTTTTGTGGGAGTACAGATTCAGAATCGCAGTGATGCTACACGCATGGTGGAAACTTTTGTTAAAAATGGGTTTAATACTCTTGATTTAACCGATGATGAATTAACCAAACTTCACCTACGTCACATGGTGGGGGGGCGATCTCCTTTAGCGGATCATGAATTACTCTACCGTTTTGAATTTCCTGAACGACCAGGGGCACTAATGAAGTTTTTGAAAAGTATGAGTCCCAACTGGAATATTAGCCTGTTTCATTATCGCAATCACGGAGCCGATTCAGGTCGAATTGTGGTGGGAATGCAGGTTCCCCCTGATGAACGAGGACAATGGCAAGACTTTTTAGAGGGGTTAGGCTATCCTTACTGGGATGAAAGTCAAAATCCAGCTTATAAATTATTTCTGGGCTAG
- the xth gene encoding exodeoxyribonuclease III — protein MKIATWNVNSVRSRQQHLLDWLKTNPVDILCLQETKVVDQDFPKTPFENLGYHVYISGQKSYNGVAIFSREPLQEISIGFAPILGEALTQNFDEQKRVISGVINDIRIINLYVPNGSEIGSEKYLYKLAWLKLLKQYLTQLKQSNYPEFCVCGDFNIAPEDRDIHDPKGKDSHIMASPLERETLQDILSLGLEDAFRKFTQEKGHFSWWDYRTGGFQRDRGWRIDHHYLTPQLYKQAVNCTIDREPRTWEKPSDHTPVIVELNLKNR, from the coding sequence ATGAAAATTGCTACTTGGAACGTCAATTCTGTCCGCAGTCGTCAACAACATCTTCTCGACTGGTTAAAAACAAATCCCGTAGATATTTTATGTTTACAGGAAACCAAAGTTGTTGATCAAGACTTTCCCAAAACCCCCTTTGAAAACCTTGGCTATCATGTCTATATTTCAGGACAAAAATCTTATAACGGTGTCGCTATTTTTAGTCGTGAACCTCTACAGGAAATCTCCATTGGTTTTGCTCCTATTTTAGGAGAAGCATTAACCCAAAATTTTGATGAACAAAAACGGGTAATTAGTGGTGTCATTAATGATATTCGGATTATTAATCTCTATGTTCCCAATGGCTCAGAGATTGGTAGCGAAAAATATCTTTACAAATTAGCCTGGCTAAAATTACTGAAACAATATTTAACTCAACTTAAACAAAGTAATTATCCTGAATTTTGCGTTTGCGGTGATTTTAATATTGCCCCAGAAGATCGTGACATTCATGATCCCAAAGGGAAAGACAGTCATATTATGGCCTCTCCCCTAGAACGAGAAACGCTTCAGGATATTTTAAGTTTGGGATTAGAGGATGCTTTTCGGAAATTTACCCAAGAAAAAGGACATTTTAGTTGGTGGGATTATCGTACTGGTGGCTTTCAACGCGATCGCGGTTGGCGAATTGATCATCACTATTTAACCCCTCAACTCTACAAACAGGCTGTCAATTGCACCATTGATCGTGAACCCAGAACCTGGGAAAAACCCAGTGATCATACACCTGTCATTGTGGAACTAAATCTTAAGAATCGGTAA
- a CDS encoding glycosyltransferase, whose amino-acid sequence MSALHNFPTIDDYVKNWQQLSPISQFREVQLSENQHEHRPLVSIITVVFNAASVLEATLESVFQQTYDQIEYILIDGGSTDATLSIIQQYQSQISFYLSEPDRGLYDAMNKGISLCHGQLVGILNAGDVYVPSAIAVMVEQHLLYSQNILTGNCYEGNAKEPDKPFLVKGDSQKLAYRMVPHTAVFMPHYCYQQWGLYHLKYQIASDYDLLCRFKDQGVIFTNVDQVISMTEPRGVSGNYYLTEWEYSQIRLSYHLVPKINALLFSFRSFLTITIHTILEKLGLWQWVEERLYHGIR is encoded by the coding sequence ATGTCTGCCCTACACAATTTTCCAACTATTGATGATTATGTCAAAAATTGGCAGCAACTTTCTCCTATTTCTCAATTTAGAGAAGTTCAACTCTCTGAAAACCAGCATGAGCATCGGCCCTTAGTCAGTATCATTACCGTTGTTTTTAATGCAGCTTCTGTCCTCGAAGCAACTCTAGAAAGTGTTTTTCAGCAAACCTATGACCAGATTGAATATATCTTAATTGATGGTGGTAGTACCGATGCAACGTTGTCAATTATTCAGCAATATCAATCCCAAATTAGCTTTTATTTAAGTGAACCCGATCGCGGTCTTTATGATGCCATGAATAAAGGGATTTCTCTCTGTCACGGTCAGTTAGTGGGCATTTTGAATGCCGGAGATGTCTATGTTCCTTCGGCGATCGCTGTGATGGTGGAGCAGCATCTTCTATACTCTCAAAATATTCTAACTGGAAATTGTTATGAAGGGAACGCTAAGGAGCCAGACAAACCCTTTCTAGTCAAAGGAGATAGTCAAAAATTAGCTTATAGAATGGTTCCCCATACTGCTGTTTTTATGCCTCACTACTGTTATCAACAATGGGGACTTTATCATTTAAAATATCAAATTGCCAGTGATTACGATTTACTCTGTCGCTTTAAAGATCAAGGTGTGATTTTTACCAACGTTGATCAAGTTATTTCAATGACTGAACCAAGAGGTGTTTCTGGTAATTACTATCTAACTGAGTGGGAATATTCCCAAATCCGCTTAAGTTATCATTTAGTACCAAAAATTAATGCCCTACTATTTAGTTTTCGATCTTTTTTGACCATCACTATCCATACTATTTTAGAAAAATTAGGACTCTGGCAATGGGTCGAGGAGCGATTGTATCATGGTATCCGTTAG
- a CDS encoding sterol desaturase family protein, with amino-acid sequence MPEHIFGKFHSLVHHSSNRSFLHYAVLTRNPLVLLDGILGALPYFVFVPWLWQISPLGTILGLILGEFHVVWRHVSVIKWQTPKPIFQLCEILQITTPERHWRHHQDARAAFGDIFNFLDYPAQIWFKFLLSMKFKWRHTWKSVVNP; translated from the coding sequence GTGCCAGAACATATTTTTGGAAAGTTTCATTCCCTGGTTCACCACAGCAGTAATCGCAGTTTTCTACACTATGCGGTATTAACCCGCAATCCCCTCGTTTTACTGGACGGTATTTTAGGCGCACTGCCCTATTTTGTTTTTGTTCCTTGGCTATGGCAAATTTCCCCCTTAGGCACTATTTTGGGCTTGATTTTAGGAGAATTTCACGTTGTTTGGCGACACGTTTCTGTAATTAAATGGCAAACACCAAAACCCATTTTTCAACTTTGTGAAATACTACAGATCACCACCCCAGAAAGACATTGGCGACACCATCAAGATGCCAGAGCCGCCTTTGGGGATATTTTTAACTTTTTGGATTATCCTGCCCAAATTTGGTTTAAATTTTTACTATCCATGAAATTCAAATGGCGGCACACCTGGAAATCTGTTGTCAACCCATAA
- a CDS encoding glycosyltransferase family 2 protein → MAKQSLRPQEVIVIDDASSDNTIEILQSLQNHYGKDWLKLVMLAKNAGPSFARNQGWDLASQNYIAFLDADDAWHPQKIELQYQWMIANPNVAMSGSDGFFPTLHFLSYCSKILHYEDAMIVSITPNQILFSNFFVTPSVMLKRGLNYRFDPQKRYCEDHLLWMQIAVDHYPIYFFSYPLVYIFKSFGIGGLSQHLWEMRLGYIDNCWQLWKSHKISFLMLSKLVIVTLLKFMVLTLFGPTTMSKYKNNWLARRGK, encoded by the coding sequence GTGGCTAAACAAAGCTTAAGACCCCAGGAAGTGATTGTTATTGATGACGCAAGTTCAGATAATACGATAGAAATTCTGCAATCTTTACAAAATCACTATGGAAAAGATTGGTTAAAGTTAGTAATGTTAGCAAAAAATGCTGGGCCATCTTTCGCTAGAAATCAGGGTTGGGATTTAGCCAGTCAAAACTATATTGCTTTCCTTGATGCAGATGATGCTTGGCATCCCCAGAAAATAGAGCTTCAATATCAATGGATGATAGCCAACCCTAACGTTGCAATGAGTGGTTCTGACGGTTTTTTTCCCACACTTCATTTTTTATCTTATTGCTCCAAAATACTTCACTATGAAGACGCTATGATTGTTTCCATAACTCCAAATCAGATTCTTTTTTCTAATTTTTTTGTTACCCCTTCTGTCATGCTAAAGCGTGGTTTGAATTATCGTTTTGATCCCCAAAAGCGATATTGCGAAGATCATTTACTTTGGATGCAGATTGCTGTCGATCATTATCCCATTTACTTTTTTAGCTATCCTTTAGTTTATATTTTTAAAAGTTTTGGGATTGGTGGCTTAAGTCAACATCTTTGGGAAATGCGATTAGGTTATATAGATAACTGTTGGCAACTTTGGAAGTCCCATAAAATTTCTTTTTTAATGTTGAGTAAACTTGTTATTGTCACCCTATTAAAATTTATGGTTTTAACACTTTTTGGGCCAACTACTATGTCAAAATACAAAAATAATTGGTTGGCAAGAAGGGGAAAATAA